In Magnetospirillum sp. XM-1, a single window of DNA contains:
- a CDS encoding heavy metal response regulator transcription factor, protein MKVLLVEDERKIAEFTAKGLREHGFVVDVAASGDDGLGMALISEYDLLILDVMLPGRDGWSVLSELRGRGVQVPALFLTARDGVSDRIKGLELGADDYLPKPFAFAELLARIRTILRRGPVRQPDVLTVGDLKLEPARMSAFRGETRLDLTPKEFALLHLLARRPGEILSRHYIAQQIWDMNFDGDSNVVDVHIRRLRIKVDDPFERRLIKTVRGVGYALDDAG, encoded by the coding sequence ATGAAGGTCCTGCTGGTTGAAGATGAGCGTAAGATCGCCGAATTCACCGCCAAGGGCCTGCGCGAGCACGGCTTCGTGGTGGACGTGGCGGCCAGCGGTGACGACGGCCTGGGCATGGCGCTGATCAGCGAGTACGACCTGCTTATCCTCGATGTCATGCTGCCGGGGCGCGACGGCTGGTCCGTGCTGTCGGAACTGCGGGGCAGGGGAGTGCAGGTGCCGGCCCTGTTCCTGACCGCCCGCGATGGCGTCAGCGACCGCATCAAGGGCCTGGAACTGGGGGCGGACGACTACCTGCCCAAGCCCTTCGCCTTCGCCGAACTCCTCGCCCGGATCAGGACCATCCTGCGGCGCGGTCCGGTGCGCCAGCCCGACGTCCTGACCGTCGGCGACCTGAAGCTGGAGCCCGCCCGCATGAGCGCCTTTCGCGGCGAGACCCGTCTGGACCTGACGCCCAAGGAATTCGCCCTGCTGCATCTCCTGGCGCGGCGGCCGGGCGAGATCCTGTCGCGCCATTACATCGCCCAGCAGATCTGGGACATGAATTTCGACGGCGATTCCAACGTGGTGGACGTCCATATCCGCCGTCTGCGCATCAAGGTAGACGATCCCTTCGAGCGCCGCCTGATCAAGACGGTGCGGGGTGTCGGCTACGCCCTGGACGACGCGGGATGA